One window from the genome of Blastopirellula retiformator encodes:
- a CDS encoding DUF3500 domain-containing protein, which translates to MRQSAYRALTLILVLSTSAVSVALFKPATTGTAMTAAANAFLASLSDEEKAVALQDYDAPHRVDWHFIPKDARKGLKIGDMNVDQRKLAYGLLKSALSDVGYDKTTKIMDLENLLKQLQKNGPIRDPYRYYVTIFGQPKADARWGFSFEGHHLSLNFVVEGNAVISSTPQALCTNPAELKETYSEKFPRGYRILKQEETVGFELVNNLSPEQAKVALIAAKAPAEIRNPGKTHAPNDAPVGIAAKDLSGSQQQSLRSLIDVYCAAMPADVAAARRKQIEDAGFDKVHFAWAGATKPGVGHYYRVQGPTFVIELVNTQPDVAGNIANHVHCIFRDMAGDFALPIE; encoded by the coding sequence ATGCGACAATCCGCCTACCGCGCTTTAACTCTGATTCTTGTTCTGTCGACCTCCGCCGTCAGCGTTGCGCTGTTCAAGCCGGCGACGACCGGAACGGCGATGACGGCCGCCGCCAACGCGTTTCTGGCGTCTCTTAGCGACGAAGAGAAGGCGGTCGCTCTGCAAGACTACGATGCGCCGCACCGCGTTGACTGGCACTTCATTCCCAAAGACGCCCGCAAAGGTTTGAAGATTGGCGACATGAACGTCGACCAACGCAAGTTGGCGTATGGATTGCTGAAGTCGGCGCTGAGCGACGTCGGCTACGACAAGACCACCAAGATCATGGATCTGGAGAACCTGTTGAAGCAGTTGCAGAAGAATGGACCGATTCGCGATCCCTATCGCTACTACGTGACGATCTTCGGCCAGCCGAAAGCGGACGCGCGCTGGGGTTTCAGCTTTGAAGGTCACCACTTGTCGCTCAACTTCGTCGTCGAAGGAAACGCGGTTATCTCATCGACGCCGCAGGCGCTTTGCACCAACCCGGCTGAGCTGAAAGAGACCTACTCAGAGAAGTTTCCCAGAGGGTACCGCATCCTGAAGCAGGAAGAGACCGTCGGATTTGAGTTGGTCAACAACCTCTCGCCCGAGCAGGCCAAGGTGGCCCTGATCGCGGCGAAGGCGCCGGCCGAGATTCGCAATCCCGGCAAGACGCACGCGCCGAACGACGCTCCGGTTGGAATCGCGGCGAAGGATCTGAGCGGATCGCAGCAGCAGTCGCTGCGGAGCCTGATCGACGTCTACTGCGCTGCGATGCCGGCCGACGTGGCGGCCGCCCGCCGAAAGCAGATCGAGGATGCGGGCTTCGACAAGGTCCACTTCGCCTGGGCGGGAGCCACCAAGCCAGGCGTCGGTCATTACTATCGCGTCCAAGGCCCGACCTTTGTGATCGAACTGGTCAACACGCAGCCGGACGTCGCCGGCAACATCGCCAATCATGTCCACTGCATTTTCCGCGACATGGCGGGCGACTTTGCTCTGCCGATCGAGTAA
- a CDS encoding alpha/beta hydrolase, translating into MAAEPKRELLWPAGAPGAKGEAENDKPVVTIYLADGANKTDCGVVVLPGGGYGHLALGHEGVDIAKWYNSFGVSAFVVEYRHSGKGYAHPAPMQDAQRAIRMVRAGAKEFGVSPDKIGVMGFSAGGHLASTVATHFDGGDAQSADPIARVSSRPDFAILCYPVIAFDQPFTHRGSQRNLIGQNPDPELVKSLSNELQVTSDTPPTFLFHTSEDTGVPPQNSIVFYEALQKAKVPAEMHIFAKGRHGVGLAANIPGTNAWPKLCEAWMEGLGVLSTKPAAAK; encoded by the coding sequence ATGGCCGCTGAACCGAAACGTGAACTGTTGTGGCCCGCCGGCGCTCCCGGCGCCAAAGGAGAAGCCGAAAACGACAAACCGGTCGTCACGATCTACCTGGCCGACGGCGCAAACAAGACCGATTGCGGCGTCGTCGTGCTGCCAGGCGGCGGTTACGGTCACTTGGCGCTGGGTCATGAAGGGGTCGACATCGCCAAGTGGTACAACTCGTTCGGAGTCTCAGCGTTCGTCGTCGAATATCGTCATAGCGGCAAAGGCTACGCCCACCCGGCGCCGATGCAAGACGCGCAGCGAGCGATTCGCATGGTCCGCGCGGGCGCCAAAGAATTTGGCGTTTCGCCCGACAAAATTGGCGTGATGGGTTTCTCGGCTGGTGGTCACCTGGCCTCGACGGTGGCGACTCACTTTGATGGCGGCGACGCTCAGTCGGCCGATCCGATCGCCCGCGTCTCGAGCCGCCCTGACTTTGCGATTCTGTGTTACCCGGTGATCGCTTTCGACCAGCCGTTCACCCACCGCGGATCGCAACGGAATTTGATTGGGCAGAACCCAGATCCGGAGCTAGTGAAGAGCCTCTCCAACGAACTGCAGGTCACCTCCGATACGCCGCCGACCTTCCTGTTTCATACCAGCGAAGATACCGGCGTGCCGCCGCAAAACAGCATCGTCTTTTACGAAGCGCTGCAGAAGGCGAAGGTGCCGGCCGAAATGCACATCTTCGCCAAGGGACGTCACGGCGTCGGCCTGGCCGCCAACATCCCCGGCACCAACGCTTGGCCGAAGCTGTGCGAAGCCTGGATGGAAGGCCTGGGCGTACTGTCGACCAAGCCGGCCGCCGCAAAGTAA
- a CDS encoding Ig-like domain-containing protein — MNKKHTRTLRSPFSMGSERLEERRVMDASAPNFDLSGVEAETAYVGDQYSLDLMSAGGSLTEGDFTFTLDPDPDQTPAGATMSPDGVLNWTPSLDQVGSHTLRVVAMNSESPMKGDFESITIEVQVGSPVVDLNGEDADGGDFQTTFQFGQGPVAVADSDMVVADPNDETLMSATVTITNLADGEAELLTVDTEGTEITAEYAGGVLQLSGEASVEQYQQVLRSVRYSNSDPAVDVTPRVIEFTVSDGVTNSEVATSTININLPPDLAPIADQELDAGAELMLEISATDPNEADQLSFMIDPESPNFVSLIQEVGARTAQLMLTPGIDVTPGIFSVSILVFDNAGLADVESFFVEVAANEAPVSLDDAYQTNEDAAFSVSAPGVLENDTDADGDAIAVTGVNGDPANVGEQITLDSGALLTLNANGSFDYDPNGMFAALLDGETAEDTFSYTIADSTGQESAANVVMTIAGVNTVPVSVDDAFETTEDVALSISAPGVLENDADSDGDVLTVSEVNGEAANVGAAITLDSGALLTLNADGSFDYDPNGAFAALAEGETAEDSFAYTATDDSGFTSTSNVVITINGVDHAPESVNDAYETSEDTALNISASGVLENDADADGDSLTVLEVNGEPADVGAAITLESSALLTLNADGSFDYDPNGAFASLAEGESAEESFAYTATDSTGLTSTATVFITVNGVDHAPEAAEDAYETAENVTLSVAAPGVLANDVDLDGDTLLVTEVDGDALNVGMPITLDSGALLTLNADGSFDYDPNGVYASLAAGETAEDQVAYTVADSTGLTSSSLLRFTITGVDNEPVAAGDSYETAEDVTLNIPAPGVLANDADADGDALSVSEMNGEPADVGMPITLDSGALLTLNADGSFDYDPNGAFNDLSAGETAEDSFSYTAADGSGLTSAATVAITINGVTNLIVEGDEYVTDEDSPLSMAAPGVLANDTGAATVVMVNGEEANVGEQITLDSGALLTVNADGSFDYDPNGSFETLRAGESTLDTFSYVADDGSGTTDAGTVSIVINGLNDAPIAEDDAFSTDEATALSIVPAGVLLNDSDTEGTTLAIVAVNGNPADVGTPIGLDSGALLTLNADGSFDYDPNGVFDDMATGDTAADSFSYTVSDGDGGEDTATVMLTINGLDTDNGTNRPPLNQVPGTQTIAAGLSLEFGSANSNAISVSDPDADGAFVQVTISVQHGILQLASLNAQRIMLVGSFEQISSMMEGLVYTPEDGFTGTDTFTINSNDRGATGTGNPRADIDTFDIVVTPSEAIEEVFADSEMVIDLFFS; from the coding sequence ATGAATAAGAAACATACGCGCACGCTCCGATCTCCCTTTTCGATGGGCTCGGAACGCCTGGAAGAGCGACGCGTGATGGACGCTTCGGCGCCCAACTTTGATCTCTCCGGCGTCGAGGCCGAAACCGCCTATGTCGGCGATCAGTACTCCTTGGACCTGATGTCGGCCGGCGGATCGCTGACCGAGGGCGATTTCACCTTCACGCTTGATCCCGACCCGGATCAAACTCCGGCCGGCGCCACTATGTCGCCCGACGGAGTGCTGAACTGGACCCCCTCGCTGGATCAGGTCGGTTCGCACACGCTACGGGTGGTCGCGATGAACTCCGAATCGCCGATGAAAGGGGACTTTGAGTCGATCACCATCGAGGTCCAAGTCGGCTCGCCGGTCGTTGATCTAAACGGTGAAGATGCCGACGGAGGCGACTTTCAAACGACCTTTCAGTTTGGCCAAGGCCCCGTCGCCGTCGCCGACAGCGATATGGTCGTCGCCGATCCGAACGACGAAACGCTGATGTCGGCCACCGTTACCATCACCAACCTGGCCGACGGCGAGGCCGAACTGTTGACGGTCGATACGGAAGGGACCGAGATCACGGCTGAGTACGCCGGCGGCGTGTTGCAACTGAGCGGCGAAGCATCGGTCGAGCAATACCAGCAGGTCCTCCGCTCGGTCCGCTACAGCAACAGCGATCCGGCGGTCGACGTCACCCCGCGGGTGATTGAGTTTACCGTCAGCGATGGCGTCACCAACAGCGAAGTGGCGACCAGCACGATCAACATCAATCTGCCGCCTGACCTGGCGCCGATCGCCGATCAAGAGCTGGACGCCGGCGCCGAGCTGATGTTGGAAATCTCGGCCACCGATCCGAACGAAGCCGATCAGTTGTCGTTCATGATCGATCCTGAGTCCCCCAATTTCGTGTCGCTGATCCAGGAAGTGGGCGCCCGGACGGCGCAGCTGATGCTGACGCCGGGGATTGACGTCACGCCGGGGATTTTCTCGGTTTCGATTCTGGTCTTCGACAATGCCGGATTGGCCGACGTCGAATCGTTCTTTGTCGAAGTCGCCGCGAACGAAGCGCCGGTTTCGCTCGATGACGCCTACCAGACCAACGAAGACGCAGCGTTCAGCGTTTCGGCGCCCGGCGTGCTCGAAAACGATACCGACGCCGATGGCGACGCGATCGCGGTGACCGGGGTCAATGGCGACCCGGCCAACGTGGGCGAGCAGATCACGCTCGATTCGGGAGCGCTACTGACGCTCAACGCCAATGGCAGCTTTGACTACGACCCGAACGGGATGTTCGCAGCGCTGCTCGACGGCGAAACGGCCGAAGATACCTTCAGCTACACAATCGCCGACAGCACCGGCCAAGAGAGCGCCGCCAACGTGGTCATGACGATCGCCGGCGTGAACACCGTGCCGGTTAGCGTCGACGACGCCTTTGAAACGACCGAAGACGTCGCCCTGTCGATCTCGGCGCCGGGCGTGCTCGAGAATGACGCCGACTCGGACGGAGACGTCTTAACGGTGTCGGAAGTCAACGGTGAGGCGGCCAACGTTGGCGCCGCGATCACGCTTGACTCGGGCGCCCTGTTGACGCTCAACGCCGACGGCAGCTTTGACTACGATCCGAACGGCGCCTTCGCCGCGCTCGCCGAGGGGGAAACCGCCGAGGATAGCTTTGCCTACACGGCGACCGACGACAGCGGCTTCACCAGCACGTCGAACGTCGTCATTACCATCAATGGCGTCGATCACGCCCCCGAAAGCGTTAATGACGCTTACGAAACCTCGGAGGATACGGCGCTGAATATCTCCGCGTCCGGCGTGCTCGAAAATGACGCCGATGCCGACGGCGATAGCCTGACGGTGCTGGAAGTGAACGGCGAACCGGCCGACGTCGGGGCGGCGATCACGCTTGAGTCTAGCGCCCTGCTGACGCTCAACGCCGACGGCAGCTTCGATTACGATCCCAATGGGGCCTTCGCGTCGCTGGCAGAGGGTGAATCGGCGGAAGAGTCGTTTGCCTACACAGCGACCGACAGCACTGGGCTGACCAGCACGGCGACCGTCTTTATCACCGTCAATGGCGTCGACCACGCTCCCGAAGCGGCGGAAGACGCGTATGAAACGGCGGAAAACGTGACGCTGAGCGTCGCAGCGCCCGGCGTGCTGGCCAATGACGTTGACCTCGACGGCGATACGCTCTTGGTCACCGAAGTCGACGGCGACGCGTTGAACGTCGGCATGCCGATTACGCTCGACTCGGGCGCCCTGTTGACGCTCAACGCCGATGGTAGTTTTGACTACGATCCCAACGGCGTCTATGCGTCGCTGGCCGCGGGCGAAACCGCCGAAGATCAGGTCGCTTACACGGTCGCCGACAGCACCGGTTTGACCAGTTCTTCGCTGCTTCGCTTCACGATCACCGGCGTCGATAACGAACCGGTAGCCGCAGGCGACAGCTACGAGACGGCGGAAGACGTGACGCTGAACATCCCGGCCCCAGGCGTGCTGGCGAATGATGCGGATGCGGATGGCGACGCGTTGTCGGTCAGCGAGATGAACGGCGAACCGGCCGATGTTGGAATGCCGATCACGCTCGACTCGGGCGCTCTGCTGACGCTCAACGCCGACGGCAGCTTCGACTACGATCCCAATGGCGCGTTCAATGATCTCTCCGCAGGGGAGACGGCGGAAGATAGTTTCTCGTACACCGCGGCCGATGGCAGTGGTTTGACGAGTGCGGCGACCGTCGCGATCACCATCAACGGCGTGACCAACCTGATTGTGGAAGGGGACGAGTACGTCACCGACGAGGATAGTCCGCTATCGATGGCGGCGCCTGGCGTCTTGGCCAACGATACCGGCGCCGCGACGGTGGTGATGGTCAATGGCGAGGAGGCCAATGTCGGTGAGCAGATCACGCTCGACTCGGGCGCCTTGCTGACGGTCAACGCCGACGGCAGCTTCGACTACGACCCGAATGGTTCGTTTGAGACGCTGCGGGCCGGCGAATCGACGCTCGATACGTTCAGCTACGTCGCCGATGACGGCAGCGGAACAACCGACGCCGGCACGGTTTCGATCGTGATCAACGGCCTGAACGACGCTCCGATCGCCGAGGACGACGCGTTCTCGACCGATGAAGCGACCGCCTTGTCGATCGTGCCGGCCGGGGTGCTGCTCAATGACTCCGACACGGAAGGAACGACGCTGGCCATCGTGGCCGTCAACGGCAATCCGGCCGACGTCGGTACGCCGATCGGGCTCGACTCGGGCGCCCTGCTGACGCTCAACGCCGACGGCAGCTTCGACTACGATCCGAACGGCGTGTTTGACGACATGGCGACCGGCGATACGGCAGCTGACAGCTTCTCCTACACCGTCAGTGACGGCGATGGTGGAGAGGATACGGCGACGGTGATGCTAACCATCAACGGATTGGATACCGACAACGGGACCAATCGGCCCCCTTTGAACCAGGTCCCGGGCACCCAGACGATTGCCGCGGGACTCTCCTTGGAATTTGGCTCGGCCAATAGCAACGCTATTTCGGTCAGCGATCCTGACGCCGATGGCGCCTTCGTGCAAGTGACGATCTCGGTCCAACATGGCATCCTGCAGTTGGCTTCGCTCAACGCCCAGCGAATCATGTTGGTCGGCTCGTTCGAGCAGATTTCGTCGATGATGGAAGGCCTGGTCTACACGCCAGAAGACGGCTTCACCGGCACCGATACGTTCACGATCAACTCCAATGATCGCGGAGCGACCGGCACCGGCAACCCGCGAGCCGATATCGACACGTTCGACATCGTCGTAACCCCGTCGGAAGCGATCGAAGAAGTCTTCGCCGACTCCGAAATGGTCATTGATCTGTTCTTCAGTTAA
- a CDS encoding nucleotidyltransferase domain-containing protein, whose protein sequence is MTIEPRLYKQVDGHPYPLLFATISGAHLYGFPSPDSDFDLRGIHLLPLADVVGLREAEETVEKSGIHDGLEIDLVTHDVKKFFLLMLKKNGYVLEQLLSPLVVQTTPEHEEVKSLAPACITRHHAHHYLGFAATQWKLFQKEDPPRVKPLLYVYRVLLTGIHLMRTGEIEANLVRLNEEARLPYLPDLIAQKQEGPEKGTLSATDLALHQQEYERLTWELEEARERSQLPEQATAKDALNDLLVRIRLNQSS, encoded by the coding sequence ATGACCATCGAACCGAGACTGTACAAACAAGTCGACGGGCATCCATATCCCCTGCTCTTCGCGACGATCAGCGGCGCGCATTTGTACGGATTTCCCTCGCCTGACTCCGACTTCGACTTGCGGGGGATTCACCTCTTGCCGCTGGCCGACGTCGTCGGTCTGCGCGAAGCGGAGGAGACAGTCGAAAAGTCGGGCATCCATGACGGGCTCGAGATCGATCTGGTGACGCATGACGTGAAAAAATTCTTTCTGCTGATGCTAAAGAAGAACGGTTATGTGCTGGAGCAACTTCTCTCTCCGCTCGTCGTACAAACGACGCCTGAGCATGAAGAGGTGAAGTCGCTGGCGCCAGCTTGCATCACACGCCATCATGCGCACCACTACCTCGGCTTCGCGGCGACGCAGTGGAAGCTGTTCCAAAAAGAAGACCCGCCGCGGGTGAAGCCGCTGCTCTACGTCTATCGCGTGCTGCTAACGGGGATTCACTTGATGCGGACCGGCGAGATCGAAGCGAACCTGGTTCGTTTGAATGAGGAGGCCCGCTTGCCGTATCTGCCTGATCTGATCGCCCAGAAACAGGAAGGCCCCGAAAAAGGTACGTTGTCGGCGACCGACTTGGCGCTGCATCAGCAGGAGTACGAGCGGCTGACCTGGGAGCTGGAAGAAGCGCGGGAGCGAAGTCAGCTGCCGGAACAGGCGACGGCGAAGGATGCACTGAATGATCTATTGGTGCGTATTCGCTTGAATCAGTCGTCCTAG
- a CDS encoding phytanoyl-CoA dioxygenase family protein, translating to MAADLSLQHAPVSSTFFRKFPTGDFCLTEEQVAFFHENGYLAGVKILEDEQVEMLREELETFFDANHDRRDLWYEYHTNESATPDTVLFHALGAWRVGAGFHDILWAPPFVQAAEQLINGKVRFWHDQLFCKPANHGGVVAWHQDYSYWTRTKPMAHLTCWIGLDDADRDNGCVQYVPGSHKWDLLPITGLAGNMDAIQEVLTPEQWEQFQQPVAAELKKGEATFHHPLMVHGSFANRTDRPRRAAVINVFRDGVCSDSDDVLLAGVPPVAKGEKMEGQFFPLLSST from the coding sequence ATGGCCGCCGATCTGTCGCTTCAGCATGCTCCGGTTTCCTCGACGTTCTTCCGCAAGTTTCCGACCGGCGACTTTTGCCTTACCGAGGAGCAGGTCGCGTTTTTCCATGAAAATGGTTACCTGGCCGGCGTGAAGATTTTGGAAGACGAACAAGTCGAAATGCTCCGCGAAGAACTGGAGACGTTTTTCGACGCCAACCACGACCGCCGCGATTTGTGGTACGAGTATCACACCAACGAATCGGCCACGCCGGACACGGTGTTGTTTCATGCCTTGGGCGCTTGGCGGGTTGGCGCCGGGTTCCATGATATTTTGTGGGCGCCGCCGTTTGTGCAAGCGGCCGAGCAATTGATCAACGGCAAGGTCCGCTTCTGGCACGACCAACTCTTCTGCAAGCCGGCCAATCATGGCGGGGTCGTCGCGTGGCATCAGGACTACTCGTATTGGACTCGCACCAAGCCAATGGCCCATCTGACCTGTTGGATCGGCTTGGACGACGCCGATCGCGACAACGGTTGCGTGCAGTACGTGCCTGGCAGTCACAAGTGGGACCTGCTGCCGATCACGGGTTTGGCAGGCAATATGGATGCGATTCAGGAAGTGCTGACGCCGGAGCAATGGGAGCAATTCCAGCAGCCGGTCGCGGCCGAACTGAAGAAAGGGGAAGCGACCTTCCACCATCCGCTGATGGTGCATGGTTCGTTCGCCAATCGGACCGACCGTCCCCGCCGCGCCGCCGTGATCAACGTCTTCCGCGACGGCGTTTGCAGCGATAGCGACGACGTGCTGCTCGCCGGCGTTCCCCCGGTTGCGAAGGGAGAAAAAATGGAAGGGCAGTTCTTTCCGCTGTTGTCATCGACGTAG
- a CDS encoding CBS domain-containing protein, whose product MATAKPILDQSLSTIVTYNPMSASLETTIEELLEQVYMVGFHHWPVIDESRHVVGIISDEDVVRTAAAHEAANLSNRFRKAGGPVCVSEFMSRRVYTISFDTDVSVALQLMLDKEINSLPVTEDECLSAMVTSTDFLREFSYSDHEASRAPVKPHVDTTPVQVPFDASIEHVKFACEVEGAMYAVVMNGDFPLGVVSRRDIRRAKSRDLARVMYLNEDPKTIRASDIIRESHFILQTDSLRSAASTMHEMQLQALVVANRQNDLVGILTQESILAAML is encoded by the coding sequence ATGGCTACCGCCAAGCCCATACTCGATCAATCGCTAAGCACCATCGTGACTTACAATCCGATGAGCGCTTCGCTCGAAACGACCATTGAAGAGCTGCTAGAGCAGGTCTACATGGTCGGATTCCATCATTGGCCGGTGATTGACGAAAGCCGGCATGTGGTCGGGATTATTTCGGATGAAGACGTCGTGCGGACCGCGGCCGCTCATGAGGCGGCCAACCTCTCCAATCGCTTTCGCAAAGCAGGGGGCCCGGTCTGCGTCTCCGAGTTCATGTCGCGGCGAGTCTACACGATCTCGTTCGACACCGACGTTTCGGTTGCCTTGCAGCTGATGCTCGACAAAGAGATCAACTCGCTGCCGGTCACCGAGGACGAATGTTTGTCGGCGATGGTCACCTCGACCGACTTCCTCCGCGAGTTCTCCTACAGCGATCACGAGGCGAGTCGCGCCCCGGTCAAACCGCACGTCGATACGACGCCGGTGCAAGTGCCGTTCGACGCGAGCATCGAACATGTGAAGTTCGCCTGCGAAGTGGAAGGAGCGATGTACGCGGTGGTGATGAACGGCGATTTTCCCTTGGGAGTCGTCTCGCGCCGCGATATCCGCCGCGCCAAGAGCCGCGACCTGGCCCGCGTGATGTATCTGAACGAGGATCCCAAAACGATCCGCGCCAGCGACATCATTCGCGAATCGCATTTCATTTTGCAGACCGACTCGCTTCGTAGCGCCGCAAGCACCATGCACGAAATGCAGCTGCAAGCGCTGGTAGTCGCCAATCGTCAAAACGACCTGGTCGGCATTTTGACGCAAGAGAGCATCTTGGCGGCGATGCTGTAA
- a CDS encoding sensor histidine kinase yields the protein MIAVEVVRNGHLSKEEEVEVYDTVQRQVQHMVRLIDEAEHQLTVNLPDEPFEIDGDAVRLSQIVANLLNNAAKYTPDGGRIDLTVSALDDQVEIRVKDNGIGIPPELIPDVFGMFQQIDQHLDLSKGGLGIGLTLVKRLVEMHQGQIEVESAGEGKGREFIVRLPLAGKRKPPIETTTSP from the coding sequence ATGATCGCCGTCGAGGTGGTCCGCAATGGCCACCTGTCGAAAGAGGAGGAGGTCGAAGTCTACGACACCGTCCAGCGTCAAGTGCAGCACATGGTTCGCCTGATCGACGAAGCCGAGCATCAGCTGACCGTCAACCTTCCTGACGAGCCGTTTGAGATCGACGGCGACGCCGTGCGTCTCTCGCAAATTGTCGCCAACCTGCTGAACAACGCCGCCAAGTACACGCCCGACGGCGGACGTATCGATCTGACCGTTTCTGCACTGGACGACCAAGTGGAGATCCGCGTCAAGGACAACGGAATCGGCATTCCGCCCGAGTTGATTCCCGACGTCTTCGGCATGTTTCAACAGATCGACCAACATCTCGATCTGTCGAAAGGGGGTTTGGGCATCGGCCTGACGCTGGTGAAACGGCTGGTCGAGATGCACCAGGGTCAGATCGAAGTTGAGAGCGCCGGAGAAGGGAAGGGGCGCGAGTTTATCGTTCGGCTCCCGTTGGCCGGCAAACGCAAGCCGCCGATCGAGACGACGACTTCGCCGTAA